The genome window tgaagaaaatgcTTCCAAGggagaaattgaaattgaaaggaTCCCAACTCGCATGATTGAAGCAAGGTCAAAAGACTTGGTTCCAGTTTTTGACTATCTTCAAACCCCCAAAATCCAACAAACAAGGTTCACTAGGTTTTTATGCTgtctatttattttacatatattcTGGATTGTGGCTGTtgcttatatataatattgctTTCCCATTATGTTTTAGATGCATGGGCACCTGATTCTTTACATTATCATACTAAAAGGACTTTATCTTAGATAAAGCTGCCATATGGTAATTATATGTTTTGTTTAATGttccaatgagctctagcttaTATAGCACCTTCTACTCATAAGAATGTTATAGAGGGGTTCAAGATCCTCCGAGTAGGTGTGCAACTTACCAATagaataaaaatcatatgattTGCTTAAATGTGGACAGtaatttcttttgcttttgatgACTTTGTAAGTTATCTTTTTCTGCACAATAATGAGGGTTGTACTGAAATTTTTGGTTACCATTTCTTGTGCCATACAGGAACCCTGTTTTAGATTGCAATACCAATGGGCGACTTCAGCATCAGAGGTCTGGGGTGTCTGAAAACGACAGGCTTTCATGCAGGGGCAGCTCTGGCTCGCTTGACTCTATGACTGACAGTGCGGCTGCAGTGGCAGAATTTCACAATGCCAGTGAAGAAACTGAATGTAATGGTCCTCGGATGCCAGTAGGAACCAAGGGCTTTGTAAATAATAGTGACAGCCCAAAAATGAAGACTCGGCTTGAGACTGTAAATAATAGAGAGAGCTTAAGAATGGAGGCTCAACTCAAGTTTGTAAATAGTAACAAAGAAGGCCTGAAAATGGAGAATCATTTTGAAGATGAAGGTGGTGAGTTTGATTAAAGGTATGTTCCTTTTTTGGATTACATGGTTGGATATGAAAAATGAAGTTACTGAGAGCATTGACTGGCAAtagtatatattatttggaGAAAAGGCAATAGTATATGATGATTACTTCACAAACTTTCATTTGCTTGTACAACCTAAGTACCAAGCCTTTGAGGTGGTTTTTGTACAAATAGTGAAATTCATTCTGCCTCATTGTGATTTCTCTTTAGTCGCATTTGAATTAATTTCCCTATTTGTTGCTGGCAGTTTTGAGTTACACTGTCCCTTTTCTCTCAGGTGTGCAGATATTCTTTCTTCTCCAGTGGGGGTTTATTAACAGTGTTAATATGATGGGTGGAAATTTAGAGAATAGTGTGATGCGGAATTGTGGATACTATGTTGTTGGGATCTCATCTACTCAACTTTGTAAATAACGGCCGGTATATTTTCTCAATAATCAGATGTAATATGTACATAATAGCATCATGTAATAACACTCTTTGTCACTGTTTCTTTAttctattaatttaattttattatgctACCACTCTTTTGGCATTTCATCAAAGATGAAATACTAGAGCAATGTGTGGGTTCGTAATTTCTTTGTGTCTGTTTAATTGGTTTTCTTCCTGTTCTGTGATGGAGTTTCTAGATTCTTTAACCAGTCCATCTTCTCACTTATCGACTGAAATGTGGTGTGTTTTGCTCCTCCAACATCCTTCAATGAGTTATGGGGGAAAAGTGTTGATGCTTCTGTGCGTTCAGgtaatattttctaaaagttGTCAAAGATGATGTGAAAAATATGTTCGAAGGTCATATCTGTTTGCACCCAAGCAACAGTGCTAAATATTCAACGAAAATTGCTTGTATTTTCTTAAGTAGGAGATGCAATAAGAGTTGTCATTTACATGTTAAAAAACAAGGTAATGAGATAAGGCCGAGATTGCAgggaacaaaattacaaatgaataGGATGGCTAGAACAGAAAGAAAGGCATAGGATCTAAAGATGCCAAGATCTAGAATTATAGGTTACACATTTACATTGACAGGAAATTGAATATAATGCTTCAAAAGCATGACATTGCACCCAGATATTATAAATACCAGAAAAGATACAAAacgaaaattttcaaaatttgccGATCAGAGTCTTTGATATAAAGGAAATTCAACTACCagaatttttaatatttgattagTATTAGCATATCCATATaaacaagaaattaaatcaaaacaaaattcaactAACATCACACTCAATTTCGAATTCTATTATGAAAGACATAGATTACACCAACAAAATTCCATTACGAAAGATGTAGATTACAAAATTTAGGCTCTTACTGAAAGCCTAGCTCAAAACTCTTTCAATCTTAACTTATGAACGATGATACTCAATAATTTTGAATTCTTAATATACTCAATGGTGTTCTCAGTTCTCACACTctagtctatatatattatagtatttaaaaactaaaatataatatttattattgctatGCTCATGTTGAGTAACATCAGCAAAGCATTTTAGTCCATTTGGTGGTTCACTTCAAACACAATTTGGTTTACTTtagtctattcggtccattttagTCTCTTCTATCCAATTTTGTCCATTTGGTCTAATTCAATTCCTTTGGTCCAAGTTGGTCCGTTCAATTAATTTTGGTCCACTTTCCACCAATTCTTTTGTTAGTGTGGTGTTTGTGAGTTGGATGACTTGgatttaacttttaacttttgaGAGCTTTTATTTCTATCTTGTGAAGTTGATAAAAATGACATGATTTTCTAAGCAGGGGCGGAATTGGACCTTTTTAACTTGGTCTCAAATACTATATTAGCATATGGATATGAATACAGTGGtgaaatatgattttttgtttttaggtgagtataaactaaaaataaataaagttatttttttttctttgaatgttagatgtgatcctattttgttataaatatagtatataatgatataatgttattctattacaCAACATAGCTTAAGATAATTTTGAgtgtgtgtgttatttttttttctttgtgttagaacccctttccctctcccttgtgcgtgtgtgtgtttgtttctaaaaaaaaaaaaagaatggataaTTGTCTCACATTGCTTAAGaaagtgtgttgtgtgtaatATAACTTGCCCTACCTTCCTCTAAAAATTACTATGACTTTTGAGTAGAGTTGTGGGGTGCTTTTATGTTAGAACCCATTTCCCtctcttttgtgtgtgtatttgtttcttaaaaaaaaaaaaaaaaagataatttggTGTTGAcaattatactttttattttgaattttcttatcaTCAGCATCttttattatatgaatttactattctctaaaaaagaaaagggtgaatataatacttcaaaaatatattatttgcacCCAAATAAATACCAGAAAAAAGATACTACAATGATATATATTACTTGCACAAGAAGATAAATGTTTTTATAGGattttctttaaagaagaagaaatcatgaaaaggaaaaattagtaaaaagtGGTAGTCAACATCTGGTTGGGGAGGGTTGTCTAGAAGGAAACTTGCAACTTATTTATTACTCATACTTACCGTAGTTCTGAAAATTTGATATAATGTAAATcctacaacaacaaaaacaaaaattttagtcccaaaattttggaatcaGTTACCTGAAATTTGATATAATTGTAAACTCCACtaccaaaatttcaatttttgattAGTATAAGCCTATCCATataaacaagaaattaaaacaTACAACGTGATTTCAATACTGTTGAGTTAACTTCATGTGCACACCAACAGGATTCCATTATGAAAGATACTGATTAATGATTACAAATCTTAAACTCTCATTGAATTTTATAACCCATTATGCCTAACTCAAAGCTTTTTCAATCTTAACACACAAACATGAAACTCAATAATTCTGAATTCCCAATACATGCATCCAGCaccaaccacaaaaaaaaaaaagaaaaaaaaaaaagaaaaaaaaaaaaaatccaaatacactcattggttttcttttctcacactCTCATAATTAACAAACTCTCGAGCTTATGGTATTATCATACTTAAGATAATGAACAAACTCTTAACTCACTCAATGAGTCTTCGTTCAATTTTCAAACACAATCACTATGGCAACTTAGTTCCAAAGCCCTTATTTAGACCAAAGCCACTAAAAATCCCTCCACTAATTCCAACTACCTTGGATGGAAAAAAGGCAGCAGACTTGATTTGGTTTGGTCATCATCCCACTCCAAAGCATCCCACCATTGTGAATCTCCTATTATTTCTTTCATGGTACCTGCATTTTGGTTAGTAAGAGGTAGCCTTCTGAGATGTTTGCACCTAACCACTTCTACCTGCTCTAGACACGGCCATGTCTCTTCGTGTCTACAAAGAGTTATCAATTTGGGAAGGTGCTCCAATACCAATTTTCGCAGGTTTGGAACGACAGGATCTGAAGTCCTATTCTGCCCTGAATCACAATTAAAGAGCTCATCTATGTCATTACAACGTCTTATTTTGATTACTTCCAAGTTTGGTAGGGTCTGAATAAAGGCACCACAGGAGATAAGATATTTCATCTCAGAACAACCTCGCAATCCAATTGATTTTAGATTATGAAATCTTAGCCCAAGATGACCAGCCAGCTCTGAAATACTTTGTAGGCCAATCACAGCAAAGAGCTCAAGTACCTCTAAGTTTGGTAGTAGGTCACAGCGAACAGCACATCCTCCTCGCCCTATACTGATTGTACAGTTGCAAATTGTAAGTGACTTTAAATCAGAAAAGCTGGCAGCACTTTTAATAAAGTCTTCAAACATTTCAGTCAGCATCTGGCAACGATCTGAACGCAGAGAACTTGAATTACCCCAGTACCACCCAATTGATTCTTGTGAGAGATTAAGACCATTCATATCGCTAATTTTGTCACGTGTTCTTAGTAAGCCATTTGTTTGGGATTGGATAATCTGAAAATGAAATGTTCTTAATCTTTTTATCCACGAAGGATCTTCAGAACTGTCACATGGGATCCTATTCAATGTGAGGGATAAGTCAACTAATCGATTAAGGGATCTGAGCTCTTCAAAAGTTGCCTGTCCGTCTTCCTCTCCCTTCAAACGGAAACGAAATCCACTATGTGACATCTTTAGAATCTCTAAACAAGACAATCTGGATATAATTCCCGGTCGAATGGTTTTTAGCTCATGTATGTTGGATATGTTTAATTGCCTTAGCTGGCTCAAGCTTTCCATCTCTCTTGGCAATTCTGTGATACGAGTGTAACTAAGATCAAGGTTTTGAAGTTTACTAAGCATTCCCAGTGGGGGTAGTTCTTCAAGAAATCTGCAGCTGCCTAAAAAAAGAGCACGAAGGTCATTGAGTTGAAGCAGAGATTGAGGCAATGACCGGATGTCAGTTTCACTGAGATTTAATACCCTAAGTGCTTTAAATCCTTGTAGGAATGTCTCAGGAACTGTGTCAAGGGTACGATTGTTTTGTAGTAGAAGAGTTGAGGCCTCTGAACATTGTATCATGGAATCAGGTAGCCTtgttattttgttattcataaAAGAAACTCTTTTGAGAGAATCTGAATTTGAAAACTCTCCAACTGAAATCTCACTTAAGTCCATCCCTGAACGAACAAGGGATTTACCTGTATCCCCAAACGATGATGCTATCCATATAGCAACATCACGAACAACGTCATGCATCTTTACAGTGCCCTCATGGCCACCATCTTCCAACAAACAAGAGTCTTTGAGATTTTCAATTAAAGTTATTCCTCTATTGACTGAATCCTCATAATTCTGTCCTTCATCTATCAAACCTTCTGCCTTCCAGTAATTTACTAGTTCACTTATTTTAATGGAAAAGTCCTCAGGAAACAAAGAGCAATAAAGGAAACAAGATTTTATATTGTTACCTTCTAATGAGTCATAACTCCACTTCAAACGCTCAAACACCTTAGCTTCAATGTCTTCTGTAGGAGGCACTGATCTTCGCAACtctgttaaggcatttttccaCAGCTCGACCTTTGTCTTTCTTCTCATGGCAGCTCCCATGGTGATGATGGCCAGTGGCAATCCACAACCTTCTCTTGCTATTGCTTCTGCAAATGGCCTAATTTGTTCAAAATGGTCGGCCTCTATCGCTGCCTTTTGACTAAACAATTGCCATGCTTCGTCATCATTCAAAACGTcgattttaatttcaacattAGTCGTCATATTCCTACATACTTCCATACGTCGAGATGTCAATATGACCTTATAACCCTTATGATCTTCAGGTTGAGGGACACCCAATTCGCCCAATTCAATTTCCTTCCAAACATCATCTAGAATGAGtagaaaatttttctctctctcaagcctTTGATAAATTCAGCTAGCCGTTCCCTCCACGCTTTCTTCTATCTTAACCTCCAAATTCAATCTCTCAGCTATCCGTGTCTGGACATTTTTAATGACCAAATTCCTGGTAACGGTAACCCAAATGATGATGCCAAAAGGCTGCGTAGAAGCATTCTCAAGCTCATTGTTCAAGTTCTTCACTAGAGTAGTCTTGCCTACTCCTCCCATTCCCCAAATACCAATCCTCCGGACTTTGTCATCATGCAGTACCTTCAAAGTTTCGACTAAATTTTTGGATGCTGTTGTTTGACCCTGAATTGAAGGTCCAGGTTTATGCTCCACTGCTCTGGGAATTCTAGTAGAATACGCCACACCAGATTCAAAATTTCCAACTTCTAGAAGCCTTTTTATCTCTTCCAGTATTCCTTCAACTTCGTTGCTTTCTCTGTACCGCTTACTGCAATTTAAGAAACATGCAGAAGGCTTCTTTCCCTGAATTGGATTGACTCTAAGCTGAAGTTTTTCAACATCCTCAAGCCAAGTTACAACTTGAGCTCTGAtttcctttccttccttctcagCTGCTTCCTTTTCATGGTTGACTTCCTCTCTATGAACCACAAGGCTTTCCATCTCCTTCTCAACGGCAGCAATATTTGATTGCAGATTGAGAGTGGTCTTGGTCTTAGAACCGACACAGCTACAGAGAAGATTGGCAGGTTTTATCACTAGTGCTCCAAAAACCGCACCCACCACTGCACCCACCACTTCCATGCCGGAAAAGTTTCTACTTGAGATGCTGGAAGCTTAAAATAATTCACTGGCAAAGAGCTGCACGAGAATACAAATTTTCACTACCTTGCAGCAGGCAAAAGGATGTAATAAATTCAATTGAAACAAAGCCAAGAAAGGACGAGATAAAAGCGTGTAGGAGGTacactaaaattaaatttaagaaattcatTCATACCCTCTATATTTTGGGATGGTGTCACAAACTTAAGGTGGTAGAAAATCACACTGATCGCCTCCCCCCCCTCTTTGATGCATACGTCCCTTTGGCTTAAGGGGGTGTGCGCGGTTCAGTCGGCTCggtttttttccaaatttgttACCGAACTGATAGGTATcggttttataataattaaaaccgATGCATACCGATTAGGGTCGGTTTTCCAACCTATAGTGGTGCGGTTTGATCGGCTCGGTTTGGTCGGTTTGGAGTATTAAtttaaagttttatatataaatcacAACCTTAATCAAACAGCCAACCAGGGGCGGAGCCACGTTGCCCCTTGGGGGGGCTGTggcccctgcaaaaaaaaaaaaaaagtccagcaggttatattgaaattttaattgggCCCCCCCAATTATTTACATCCGGCCCCCCCTCCCTTTTCTGTTCATTTCACTCCCAGACCCAAGCAGCTTTAGTTTCAATTGTAGGCTACTTTTATCttctaataaaacaaaacatggcCCCCTTATATTTAAATACCCAAAGGCACTACTCAACAAATTAACATTTTATCACCCATTCTCAATCTCAAAATTAGAACcctttcttttgctatttttttaaagagttgctacatctacaaaatttttacagtatttttacaaatcataagtggttagttattattggttcaaatttgaatctaacactaagattacttttttgctccaacaataacaatcaataacaacctgccacttagaatttgttgtaaaaatgttataaaaatattgtagacatatcatttctcttctttttattctcttcttGTCTTCTGTGTACACGCCACCGCCCACTCCACTAATACCAGCAGcccccaaacaaaacaaaacctcaGCTTAGCCCTCCTTTCAAACTCAGTCCTCacgatccaaaaaaaaaaaaaacttgaccattattttctttcttcttgctttcttaaaataaatcattcagaggataagttttcagttttcttttctttcttcagcacaccttcatctctttttttagtgtttttttttttcttcttctcaactaTATACGCTTACTTAAATATTTACATGcactttaatttttcatagatttttagagaaatatatgattgaaggcatggggaggtatgaataacatccatataattaataataggaATGATGATAGGTTGACTATTTAAATTAcagtggaaattttttttttcttaagtacgaataacatccatataattaagtaaaaatttctaattaagagtttattttttaagttcttttcaggttaatttttgagttatattcttaaaacttaaagaattatgagcaaacaaaaaacaattgatgcattctttaagaaaaaagatgttagcaatttAGAATTTAGGACACCTATGGTTGTAGAAACAAATGTGGTTATAGATATaaatgttgatacttcaatGCCTAATAAACACCCTTCCAAATATTCAAGAATTCAATCTGAAGAGATAAATTGTGATCCAGgatcacgtaaacaaatatgtgaatttcctatTAATAAATAAGATGAATCTGACGAGTTTATCTCAAAGGAggtccatatcaacctaaaaatatagactgTCCATACAACAATGATAATTATCGTTGTCAAAAATCGGCCCCCCCCATATAAAAAatcctggctacgcccctgcAGCCAACCTTAATCAAACTCAAACACGAAGACATTCATGCTTTCCCAAACAGCCAAACTTAATCAAACCAACTTAATCATTCATgcttccccaaacaaaaaacaaatgaaaaggaaaacaaaactgaaacacTCTCAATCACTCGCAATCACAAAGACAAATACAGACACAAACACAAGCTCTCACcaataaatcaaaatcataaacttcacttctCTCACAAGCCTAAAACCCATTGTACCGTATCATTCATGCTTAAGATTTTCCATGCTTAAGAATCATTCATGCAGAGGCTTACCGTTGGTTTGCCGTGACTGGTGAGCGACGGCGAGAGCTCAGGCAAGCGTCGCTGCGTCAGCGTCAGGCGAGAGGcgagagcaagagagagagttaaagGATAAAGGCATTGAGCAGACAAAAGAATGAATTTATATGGCCGAGAATCTGAAAACCTAAAGCAAAATGCACcgtttgcttttctttttttttttaataacagcCATACGACGTcgtcttattaaaaaaaattacaatcagAACCTGTGAAACGACGCCGTATCCAAACTGGGGGAGAAAAACGAATAGTCTGGGCCTGGTATCGGTTCGGTTCGGTTCGGTGTAGATCGGGTGTGGTATCATTTGATCCGGGGACTGCACCGCACCGGCATCAGAACGGGCTTCGCCCTCCGAACGCCGGCCTCGGCTCAATCGGTCGGCGCTGGTGTCGGGACGGTGTCGTCAGCGCCGGTCGGTATGGTCGGCTCCAGTAACGATTTGCTCACCCCTCCCATAGCTTATAGCTCCATTAATTTCCTCCAGTCCCTTACtctttgaaattaaattttgattggtACGTAGTAAAAGTTGTGGTTGAAAATAAGTATTGTTTTGATATACCCTATATGGTTTGATGCTTAGCATGGAAAACAAGACTCACTAATTTGAAGTACAGATAGTTCAGAGGACCACGTCAAGCATATGAAATATATTTCTTGATCACCAAAAGCCCATAATTAGATCTTAAGAAATTCAGAGATATGAACACTCCTGATGTTGTGATGGGTGGAAATTTAGAAACTAGTGTGATGCAGAATTGTGTGGATACCATGTTAAATGAAACTTAActtttctcaaattaaaaacctatGACAAGTCAAGCCACAAGAAATTTGGGAAGTAGAAAAGTAAACCATCAGGCTAGTGACAATTGCATGAAATCTGGTATCCTAAAGGAATCTCCATGAGAATCAAGACTCACTCATTTGGCAATGATACATGCTACTTTTTGGGCAATTTCCTGtttccaaattatcaaattttctatttttgataatttttatgttataatttccAAATTAGAAGTTAGaataagattttattagttttggGACATTTTCTAGAGTCTGTAGtatttaattatgtaattttctCAATTAGTattgtttagaaaattttttcttctatttttagcCTTATTTCATGCCTAACATTAGACATGCAAACAGTCCAGTAAGGTCATTCGGGTTGCGGGTCAAGTGGACCTAGTTAAAAAACGAGTCATTTTAAACTAGTTGAAAACGAGTTTGGCCAATTAGGTTACAGGTGGGTTGGGCGGGTTTAGGTTGACCCAtattttcccattaaaaaaatgccaaatatttagaGAGAATGAATCAAACCAATTGAGAAAAAGAATTGCACATAATgccctttgtttttgtttttttttgttttttcgttTCGTTAAGTGGGCACCTACTATTATTAGATTATTTGTGTTACTACTATAAACGCGAAgggaaagaaacaaacaaaccaaaaaatataaaactttccATATTCTTCTAATTCTGATAGTTTTGTGCATGAGTAAAATGCTTTTTACTCATAATAACAACATCTTCCATGTTAATAACTCAAAGGTTGAATGcttataattacaaatttacaacttAAGAAAGAGATAAATTTTAAAGAGCacaaaaagtatatattttaagtttacacACTTCAGATTCAAAGTTTATACCTGGTAGGGGCTCTGTTATTGATCTGGTTTGTCAAATTCAAGATAATTCACAGCTGCTGGAAGTATTTGCTATAACGACTTGGTTTATCTAGACCTGTTGGAACAAGTCTCGCTTGAACGATAATCCCATTCCTCTTGACAGAATTGCTGACTCAGCTTCAGCATATCTACACTGATTGCATCTCAGCTAGTAAAGGCAAGAAAAAATGGTCTCCTTCTCCCTTAGATTCTTTCAAAACAAAGTTCGATGGTGcagtttttgaaaattcaaatgaagCCGGGATAGGTGGGGTGATTCGAAAATCCAATGGTGAGATTAATGCAGCTTTGTCAGAAAAAATTCCTTTGCCCCCCTCTGTGGTTATATTGGAATCGCTAGCTGCTAGGAGAGCCGTCTTATTTGCTCTTGAAGTTGGAATTACTCAATCATCCTTTGAAGGTGATTCGGAGATCATTATGACTTCTTTGAAACTTGGGGacaatctttcttcttcttttggtaaTTTAATTAGTGATACACTTATTTTAGCTAGTtctcttttgaatttttctttctctcataccGTTAGGCTTGGCAATGTTGTTGCACATGCCTTAGCCAGAAgagcttttttatatttttcgtTGACTGTTTGGATGGAGTCTGttcctttagatatttttttgcTTATTGCTGCTGATTTACAAGCACCTTAATAATATTCTTCGAAgt of Quercus lobata isolate SW786 chromosome 8, ValleyOak3.0 Primary Assembly, whole genome shotgun sequence contains these proteins:
- the LOC115956420 gene encoding uncharacterized protein LOC115956420, whose product is MVVETNVVIDINVDTSMPNKHPSKYSRIQSEEINCDPGSQLLTQLQHIYTDCISASKGKKKWSPSPLDSFKTKFDGAVFENSNEAGIGGVIRKSNGEINAALSEKIPLPPSVVILESLAARRAVLFALEVGITQSSFEGDSEIIMTSLKLGDNLSSSFGNLISDTLILASSLLNFSFSHTVRLGNVVAHALARRAFLYFSLTVWMESVPLDIFLLIAADLQAP